The following are encoded in a window of Methanococcoides sp. LMO-2 genomic DNA:
- a CDS encoding glycerophosphoryl diester phosphodiesterase membrane domain-containing protein has translation MDYEEIFRRAWDVFKENVAAYVVATLIAFIGSIFIVTIAPLFYGLAYMAVKGMGGEKVEINDLFEGFNNFIKSWVFFILFAIIVGIGFMFLVLPGLVLSILMIYALPLLIIRGYGVMDSIKESIEISKNNFVDTLVLAIILWVISAIGGMVYVGSLLTTPFYFLALVAALEAQVGAGESYTAEYTEVSDVE, from the coding sequence ATGGATTATGAAGAAATATTCAGGCGAGCATGGGATGTTTTCAAAGAGAACGTCGCAGCTTATGTCGTAGCTACATTAATAGCATTTATAGGTTCAATATTTATTGTGACCATTGCACCGCTCTTCTACGGTCTTGCTTATATGGCTGTGAAAGGAATGGGCGGCGAAAAGGTTGAGATCAATGACCTGTTTGAAGGTTTCAATAATTTCATAAAGAGCTGGGTGTTCTTTATTCTATTTGCCATTATAGTGGGAATAGGATTTATGTTCCTGGTGCTTCCCGGACTTGTACTTTCAATACTGATGATCTATGCCCTCCCTCTCCTTATTATAAGGGGATACGGCGTAATGGATTCCATAAAAGAAAGTATCGAGATATCCAAGAACAACTTTGTTGACACCCTTGTTCTGGCCATCATCCTATGGGTGATCAGCGCAATAGGCGGCATGGTCTACGTTGGTTCTTTACTGACAACACCATTCTACTTCCTTGCACTGGTAGCAGCTCTTGAGGCACAGGTTGGTGCAGGAGAGAGCTATACTGCTGAGTATACGGAAGTCTCTGACGTTGAGTGA
- a CDS encoding radical SAM protein, translated as MRLINLSDNAGQIRVEFAGCNMRCPYCVHIKQPMAEYSIDDVLDFAKASESRDVYLGGAEPTLQKELLPLIEGLHASGKSILLKSNGMKPEVLDSALPFVKGFVIEIKAPLDDIPAIMELTGLSENRVLKYISLLRESLEIAKQKWMRIWIRVIPEFINAETIPRIIPDIEDASEVMLYQFMSNPDFDLPFKGHETPTPEWDEVRNLGEMLLEKVQKVRLVGEGGKLVLGK; from the coding sequence ATGAGACTTATCAATCTATCTGATAACGCGGGACAGATACGTGTGGAATTTGCAGGCTGTAATATGAGATGCCCTTATTGTGTGCATATCAAGCAGCCAATGGCCGAATATTCCATTGATGATGTACTGGATTTTGCAAAGGCATCTGAGAGCAGGGACGTTTATCTTGGTGGTGCAGAGCCAACTCTCCAGAAGGAACTCCTTCCCCTGATCGAAGGGCTACATGCTTCCGGTAAGAGCATACTGCTCAAATCCAATGGGATGAAGCCTGAGGTCCTTGATAGTGCACTTCCGTTTGTCAAGGGCTTTGTTATTGAGATCAAAGCGCCTCTTGATGATATCCCTGCTATCATGGAACTTACGGGACTGTCCGAAAACCGTGTTCTTAAATACATCTCTTTGTTGCGTGAATCCCTTGAGATTGCCAAACAGAAATGGATGAGGATATGGATAAGGGTCATTCCGGAATTTATCAATGCTGAAACGATACCCAGAATAATTCCGGATATTGAAGATGCTTCCGAGGTCATGCTATACCAGTTCATGAGCAATCCTGACTTTGACCTGCCTTTCAAGGGTCATGAGACACCAACTCCTGAATGGGATGAGGTTCGCAATCTGGGTGAGATGTTACTTGAAAAGGTGCAGAAGGTCAGGCTTGTCGGGGAAGGTGGCAAGTTGGTCCTGGGGAAATGA
- a CDS encoding chorismate--pyruvate lyase family protein, whose amino-acid sequence MTFVNKEFLKALKSFEIPTCLRVCAGTDGSVTFLLEIMTRKDVSVVTEAQHLIQADEETASLLDIAVGSDVNYRLVTLFAGDQPFVRALSLSPIDRMPEDIRQDLMRADIPIGKILRNSGIETRRDFDNIEITEEDPLFDSSKALSRSYHIVHDNKTLMWINEKFPVDDRWNL is encoded by the coding sequence GTGACATTCGTTAATAAGGAATTCCTCAAGGCCCTGAAGTCATTTGAGATACCCACATGCCTGAGGGTATGTGCCGGTACCGATGGGTCTGTAACATTCCTGCTTGAGATCATGACTCGCAAGGACGTCTCCGTGGTCACTGAGGCCCAGCATCTCATACAGGCAGATGAGGAAACCGCATCCCTTCTTGATATTGCCGTAGGCTCTGATGTGAACTACAGGCTTGTGACACTCTTCGCAGGCGACCAGCCCTTCGTCAGGGCGCTATCCCTGTCACCCATCGACAGAATGCCCGAAGACATTCGGCAGGATCTGATGCGCGCGGACATCCCCATTGGCAAGATCCTCAGAAACAGCGGCATCGAAACCCGCCGTGACTTCGACAACATCGAAATAACCGAAGAAGACCCGCTTTTCGACAGCAGTAAAGCACTTTCAAGGTCATATCACATCGTACACGACAACAAGACCCTCATGTGGATAAACGAGAAGTTCCCGGTGGACGACCGCTGGAATTTATAA
- a CDS encoding DUF7289 family protein translates to MGTKRKSIESCKAVSSVVGLLLMYSLAIIAIGIILVYNVPVLNDMQDSAKAQKVEQAFTVMDSRMSKVALGESPRQTTSVSLMGGSISVNGPGENEKGLMTIQIINHSTNMNEEFNCSLGTIEYIKDDRTVAYEGGGVWSDYGSKGGTVMVSPPEFHYNGVTLTLPIMTINGNSSITGEGNTAILVTSNNQPHVLYPNTSLSANRINPTDHFDELILYIKSDYYKAWANYANSMTYTSATMDDKNKTAIVSFSTKPPMGTYPLSSKLKVAQVCQIDEPVYDFDFDFQAAASSGLNPKNYGITATSGSQTLSYYLQKREGAEQLDLIVTYEDTDLSSDMERWVSIQNYPVNSTSPKNEDQYSIVDLVNDSFMMEFSKKKGGVETDFSWSNATINDTDVYSVNDLTQHYFKLITEDKPVTFYMDGGNQDPVDYSTSTVTINYCVEGNFITYLHITQNELDVTVE, encoded by the coding sequence ATGGGGACGAAAAGAAAATCAATTGAATCATGTAAAGCGGTTTCATCAGTTGTTGGATTATTGCTGATGTACTCTCTTGCAATAATTGCTATTGGAATCATATTAGTTTACAATGTCCCTGTGCTCAATGATATGCAGGACAGCGCAAAAGCACAGAAAGTTGAACAGGCTTTTACCGTCATGGACTCCCGGATGAGCAAAGTCGCACTTGGAGAGTCCCCAAGACAAACAACTTCCGTATCCCTCATGGGTGGAAGCATTAGTGTAAATGGTCCTGGTGAAAATGAAAAAGGACTCATGACGATTCAAATAATCAACCATTCAACTAATATGAATGAAGAATTCAACTGTTCATTGGGTACTATAGAATACATCAAAGATGATCGAACGGTCGCTTACGAAGGTGGAGGAGTATGGTCAGACTACGGATCAAAAGGCGGAACCGTTATGGTATCACCACCTGAATTCCATTATAATGGAGTGACACTCACATTGCCAATAATGACCATAAATGGTAACTCATCCATTACTGGCGAGGGCAATACTGCGATTCTAGTCACATCTAATAATCAACCACACGTATTGTACCCGAATACTTCACTCTCTGCCAACAGAATAAATCCTACTGATCATTTTGACGAACTTATACTATATATCAAAAGCGATTATTATAAAGCATGGGCAAACTATGCAAATTCCATGACCTACACCAGTGCAACAATGGATGATAAAAATAAAACAGCCATTGTTTCTTTCTCTACAAAACCCCCAATGGGAACATACCCCCTTTCAAGCAAACTAAAAGTGGCTCAAGTGTGTCAAATCGATGAACCAGTTTATGACTTTGATTTTGACTTTCAAGCTGCGGCTTCAAGTGGACTAAATCCAAAAAACTATGGCATAACAGCAACTTCGGGAAGCCAGACACTTTCATACTATTTACAGAAAAGAGAAGGTGCTGAACAATTAGATCTTATTGTTACTTATGAAGACACAGATTTGAGCTCTGATATGGAAAGATGGGTAAGCATACAAAATTACCCAGTAAATTCAACCAGTCCAAAAAACGAGGATCAATACTCCATAGTTGATCTTGTAAATGATTCATTTATGATGGAATTTTCAAAAAAGAAAGGTGGTGTAGAGACTGACTTTTCATGGTCTAATGCCACCATAAATGATACAGACGTCTATTCAGTAAATGATCTTACACAACATTACTTTAAACTAATAACGGAAGACAAACCGGTTACATTTTATATGGATGGTGGCAACCAAGATCCTGTAGACTACAGCACATCTACAGTCACTATCAACTATTGTGTAGAAGGGAACTTTATTACCTATTTGCACATAACTCAAAATGAGCTGGATGTAACCGTAGAATAA
- a CDS encoding DUF7266 family protein → MKQIFHDNEAVATSVGFILTFSITVITFLLVMNASYDMMDQAEHTVMREEFEIHGSNIALQITEIETLVNTSQNIGGEVGEIRYEMVLPLKVANDYYSVDFSTDEMIFESHGRDETRVKIPYEARNINVTPTTISSASEEHFMTYNSTSNMIEIY, encoded by the coding sequence ATGAAGCAAATATTCCATGATAATGAAGCTGTCGCTACCTCTGTTGGGTTCATACTTACTTTTTCAATAACAGTTATCACTTTTTTGCTTGTTATGAATGCGTCCTATGATATGATGGACCAGGCGGAGCATACAGTCATGAGAGAAGAGTTTGAGATCCATGGAAGTAACATCGCACTCCAGATTACAGAGATTGAAACATTGGTGAACACTAGCCAAAATATCGGGGGGGAAGTTGGTGAAATCAGATATGAGATGGTGTTGCCTTTGAAAGTCGCAAATGACTATTATTCTGTTGATTTTTCAACTGATGAAATGATATTTGAGTCTCATGGTCGTGACGAAACAAGGGTAAAAATACCTTATGAAGCAAGAAATATTAACGTAACTCCCACTACCATAAGCAGTGCAAGTGAGGAACATTTCATGACCTATAACAGCACTTCGAATATGATAGAGATATACTGA
- a CDS encoding DUF5611 family protein, which translates to MQEYKLKRGFSPDIERMYEEIGKCFPGEIKREGDKLMVSYGVMTELSVWMDGKKLVVDTVTDATLGDDEMILDTNKRFRDFLQLATGYTAKERLKQAKKAVSK; encoded by the coding sequence ATGCAGGAATATAAATTGAAACGTGGTTTTTCCCCGGACATCGAGAGAATGTATGAAGAGATCGGCAAATGCTTCCCTGGCGAGATCAAGCGCGAGGGTGACAAGCTTATGGTCTCTTATGGCGTGATGACAGAACTGTCAGTCTGGATGGACGGCAAGAAGCTGGTGGTAGATACTGTAACAGATGCTACTCTCGGCGATGACGAGATGATCCTTGACACTAACAAGCGCTTCAGGGACTTCCTCCAGCTGGCAACAGGATACACCGCCAAGGAACGCCTTAAGCAGGCAAAGAAGGCAGTGTCCAAGTAA
- a CDS encoding DUF7289 family protein → MGCGKNIISECNAVSSVVGSLLIFSITVLCITVMVLYSVPMIAEMQDDAEAQKVEQAFTILDSRISKVALGESPLQTTSITMEGGTLNVNAPVESEKGRMTIQIINQTDNTKEEFNCSLGTIEYATDDRKIAYEGGGVWSNYGSRGGTVMVSPPEFHYNGVTLTLPIMTINGKSSSSGDGDFDIAVTSDNKPQILYPNVSASVQRKNPVVHDKVIVYIKSEYYTAWADYANTLIYTTATVDDANETAIIEFYTTPPMGTFSLTNNIKMGQVNKSNFQPIQDFNFHFEAAKSQGLNPKKYEIKAISDSKTLTYGLQKKSGADQLELYVTYMDTSVGPDYIEHWEGIETFSIEGAQADEISNVDLLNESFIMKYSPPNLDGADTDFSWGPSNTTSELPNVVINTTSGYDEYSLENITQHYIKLMTNEDPIQFNLDGGSQDPMDYGSSKITLNYDSIGNLITYLHVTQNELDVEIVN, encoded by the coding sequence ATGGGATGCGGAAAAAACATAATCAGTGAATGTAATGCCGTTTCATCTGTTGTAGGGTCATTGTTAATTTTTTCAATCACAGTCCTTTGCATTACTGTAATGGTTCTCTACAGTGTCCCGATGATCGCTGAAATGCAGGATGATGCCGAGGCACAGAAAGTAGAACAGGCATTCACAATTCTGGATTCACGTATAAGTAAAGTAGCGCTTGGAGAATCTCCTCTACAAACGACGTCCATCACAATGGAAGGAGGGACTTTAAACGTAAACGCTCCGGTTGAATCTGAAAAAGGAAGAATGACTATTCAGATCATCAACCAAACGGATAATACAAAGGAAGAGTTCAATTGTTCACTCGGAACTATAGAGTATGCCACAGATGATCGAAAAATAGCATACGAAGGAGGAGGTGTGTGGTCCAACTATGGTTCAAGAGGAGGAACAGTTATGGTATCACCACCGGAGTTCCATTACAACGGAGTTACTCTTACTTTACCAATAATGACCATTAATGGAAAATCCTCATCCAGTGGAGATGGTGATTTCGATATTGCGGTAACTTCCGACAACAAGCCTCAAATATTGTATCCGAATGTATCAGCGTCAGTCCAGAGAAAGAATCCGGTTGTGCATGACAAGGTCATTGTATACATTAAAAGTGAATACTACACCGCCTGGGCCGATTATGCTAACACGTTAATATACACAACTGCAACAGTTGATGATGCTAACGAAACAGCCATCATTGAATTCTATACTACTCCACCGATGGGAACCTTTAGCCTTACTAATAATATAAAAATGGGCCAGGTCAATAAATCCAACTTCCAACCAATACAAGATTTTAACTTCCATTTTGAAGCCGCAAAATCCCAGGGATTGAACCCAAAAAAATACGAAATAAAAGCGATTTCCGATTCCAAGACATTAACTTATGGTTTACAAAAAAAGAGCGGTGCTGATCAGCTTGAACTTTATGTAACCTATATGGATACATCAGTAGGGCCAGACTATATCGAACATTGGGAGGGAATCGAAACATTCTCAATAGAGGGAGCACAAGCAGATGAGATATCTAATGTCGATCTGCTTAATGAATCATTCATTATGAAATATAGTCCACCAAACCTGGATGGTGCAGACACCGATTTCTCATGGGGACCTTCCAACACCACAAGTGAATTACCAAACGTTGTGATCAATACAACATCAGGATATGATGAGTATTCACTGGAAAATATAACTCAACATTACATTAAGTTGATGACAAATGAGGATCCAATTCAATTCAATCTGGATGGAGGATCACAGGATCCAATGGATTATGGAAGTTCAAAGATAACTCTCAATTATGATTCTATTGGAAACCTTATTACATATCTGCATGTAACTCAAAACGAGCTGGATGTGGAAATTGTAAATTGA
- a CDS encoding response regulator has translation MEDQARRTDSDMPVTPRGSHFCFVYRNLAEMAAFLQDYFMSGLESNELCVWMTPDVESTAKAKDVLQEKGIYIDPYIRNSQLEILPVPELPGNDMALLPTLLLDHWKLMHEHAVLNGFDGLRFNVDLKDIEGSCLDLIRSYNDTVKNTVREIGMRSICTCPLRSFTPSEVLEMNTVDDDFIIKADDKGFSLRESEVESSLTSTPESTLEDKQDVLGRGKARQKKEELASIYESSPAIAFLWKAEKGFPVEYVSDNVAQLGYYAEELMSHEVLYADIIHPADVEGYYSDLLACLKEGRMAFSREYRILDKSGNVHWISEHSQIEVDENGLSDRYHGIIMDITDKKSAEGGFKDPLVNYKAVLDGFCDAFYVQDADGNLLDVNRSGLEISGYSREELLSLNSAYLIDPDHAGEFKGHMADVPDKGSLTFESVIVKKDASSIPVEINASTVKYAGKDSVLIAMKDITERRNKEENLSAVKASAENGSIAKCEFLSNMTHELRTPLNAIIGFSDILLDESDVLGERHLKYVRNISDSGKKLLGIINDVLDISRLEAGNVELHSEHFLVWESFDIVSSSLARMAEKKSVDLHCELDPRGIVINADKQKFEQILQNMMDNAIKFTPDGGSVDLSGRFVNDRLVVQVKDTGIGIPEEDCKSLFDSFTQADGSYRRGYGGNGLGLAIVKHYVEMHGGNVWVKSKPGVGSTFSFDIPIETSSPNIIRSASQAPVSENMVDLNLEADADSIPSDVSYDAAVNGAIVNIAPAPSIGRSGEYSTPEIIVPDNCTDADPLVLVIEDDETSRELLMLAFIDGGYRVVAAEDGLEGLALARKLKPFAITLDIMLPKMDGWELLSQLKADVSTSAIPVLVISMLDQKETALELGASEYLAKPFDRDDLLKLMDRYRNKLEGKSPKILLVDDEPYAVDLLSSMLESEGFTTLSAYSGMDAIDMCTADQPDMVIIDLMMPDITGFDVISTIRSNPVTGNIPIVVCTGKELSPDDRLLLDDKVDSVMEKGDFSKKDLLDTVHRLVSDGMSK, from the coding sequence ATGGAAGATCAAGCAAGAAGAACGGACAGCGATATGCCTGTCACTCCAAGAGGAAGTCATTTTTGCTTTGTATACAGGAATCTGGCCGAAATGGCTGCTTTCCTGCAGGATTACTTCATGTCAGGTCTTGAAAGCAACGAATTGTGCGTATGGATGACCCCTGACGTGGAAAGTACTGCAAAGGCAAAAGATGTCTTGCAGGAAAAAGGCATCTACATCGATCCTTACATTCGCAATTCCCAGCTTGAGATCCTCCCCGTCCCGGAATTACCTGGAAATGACATGGCACTGCTTCCCACTCTCCTGCTTGATCACTGGAAGCTCATGCATGAGCATGCCGTCCTGAATGGTTTTGATGGTCTTCGTTTTAACGTGGATCTAAAGGACATCGAAGGTTCCTGTCTTGATCTTATCAGATCTTACAACGATACAGTAAAGAATACTGTCAGAGAGATCGGCATGAGGTCTATTTGCACCTGCCCTCTTAGATCGTTCACTCCTTCTGAAGTTCTTGAAATGAACACTGTGGATGATGATTTTATTATCAAGGCGGACGATAAGGGCTTTTCCTTAAGGGAGAGTGAAGTGGAGAGTTCGCTAACAAGTACTCCGGAAAGCACTCTGGAAGACAAACAGGATGTTTTGGGACGCGGTAAAGCAAGGCAAAAGAAAGAAGAACTTGCTTCTATCTATGAAAGCAGTCCTGCCATTGCATTTCTCTGGAAGGCTGAAAAAGGATTTCCAGTAGAGTATGTGTCGGATAACGTTGCACAGCTGGGATATTATGCAGAGGAACTGATGTCCCATGAGGTTCTCTATGCTGATATAATTCATCCTGCTGATGTAGAAGGATACTACTCAGATCTTCTTGCATGCCTGAAAGAAGGCAGAATGGCCTTCTCCAGGGAATATCGCATTCTCGATAAGAGTGGAAATGTACACTGGATATCTGAACATTCCCAAATTGAGGTCGATGAAAACGGTCTTAGTGATCGCTATCATGGCATAATTATGGATATTACCGATAAGAAGTCCGCTGAAGGTGGCTTTAAGGACCCACTGGTAAATTACAAGGCAGTACTCGACGGCTTCTGTGATGCATTTTATGTGCAGGATGCGGATGGCAATCTACTTGATGTCAATAGGTCCGGGCTTGAGATCTCGGGTTATTCGCGTGAGGAGCTGCTGTCTTTGAATTCAGCATACCTTATAGACCCGGACCATGCTGGGGAATTCAAAGGCCATATGGCCGATGTGCCTGATAAAGGGAGTTTGACCTTTGAGTCCGTTATAGTGAAAAAAGATGCTTCCTCCATTCCTGTAGAAATCAATGCCAGTACAGTGAAGTATGCGGGTAAAGACTCTGTTCTCATCGCAATGAAAGACATCACAGAACGCAGGAACAAAGAGGAGAACCTGTCTGCTGTAAAGGCCAGTGCTGAAAATGGCAGTATTGCTAAATGTGAATTCCTTTCTAATATGACGCATGAGCTAAGGACACCATTAAATGCTATCATTGGGTTTTCCGATATCCTTCTTGATGAATCTGATGTTCTTGGTGAAAGGCATTTGAAGTACGTGCGCAATATATCAGACAGTGGCAAGAAGCTTCTGGGTATCATCAATGACGTTCTGGATATCTCAAGACTGGAGGCAGGGAATGTTGAATTGCATTCTGAGCATTTCCTGGTCTGGGAATCCTTTGACATTGTTTCCTCATCGCTTGCCCGTATGGCTGAAAAGAAGAGTGTTGACCTTCATTGCGAACTGGATCCCCGAGGTATTGTCATCAATGCTGATAAACAGAAGTTCGAACAGATCCTCCAGAACATGATGGACAATGCGATAAAGTTCACTCCTGATGGTGGCTCTGTTGACCTGAGTGGAAGATTTGTCAATGACAGGTTAGTGGTTCAGGTAAAGGACACAGGCATTGGTATCCCTGAAGAGGACTGCAAGTCCCTTTTTGATTCCTTCACTCAGGCAGACGGTTCATATCGCCGTGGGTATGGTGGCAATGGCCTTGGCCTTGCTATTGTCAAACATTATGTGGAAATGCATGGCGGGAATGTCTGGGTCAAGAGCAAACCCGGTGTTGGAAGCACTTTTTCTTTTGACATTCCTATTGAAACCAGTTCTCCTAACATAATAAGATCTGCATCACAGGCTCCAGTTTCTGAAAATATGGTGGATCTTAATCTTGAAGCTGATGCCGATAGCATCCCTTCTGATGTTTCTTATGATGCTGCTGTCAATGGTGCTATTGTTAACATAGCACCTGCCCCATCAATCGGAAGATCGGGTGAATACTCCACTCCTGAGATAATAGTTCCTGACAATTGCACGGATGCTGATCCGCTGGTTCTTGTTATAGAGGATGACGAAACATCCCGCGAGCTATTGATGCTGGCCTTTATTGACGGTGGCTATCGTGTTGTAGCTGCCGAAGATGGTCTGGAGGGTCTGGCTCTTGCTAGGAAGTTGAAGCCTTTTGCTATTACCCTTGATATAATGTTACCAAAGATGGATGGATGGGAGTTGCTCAGCCAATTGAAAGCTGATGTATCTACCAGTGCTATCCCTGTTCTGGTGATCTCTATGCTGGACCAGAAAGAAACAGCTCTGGAACTGGGTGCATCAGAATATCTGGCCAAACCGTTCGATCGTGATGATCTCTTGAAGCTCATGGACAGGTACAGAAATAAACTGGAAGGGAAAAGTCCGAAGATCCTGCTGGTTGATGACGAGCCTTATGCCGTTGATCTTCTTTCATCCATGCTGGAGTCTGAAGGCTTCACCACACTTTCTGCATATTCCGGTATGGATGCAATTGACATGTGTACGGCTGATCAGCCCGACATGGTGATAATTGATCTGATGATGCCCGATATCACCGGTTTTGATGTGATCTCCACAATAAGGTCAAATCCAGTGACCGGGAATATTCCAATAGTCGTATGCACAGGAAAGGAACTCTCGCCTGACGATCGTCTGTTACTGGATGATAAGGTGGATTCTGTTATGGAAAAAGGGGATTTCAGCAAAAAGGACCTGCTGGATACCGTCCATCGTCTGGTTTCGGATGGTATGTCCAAATAA
- a CDS encoding mechanosensitive ion channel family protein: protein MSFNETVSMYAQQTFGSLFGSIEYKLAVAALIMLSSLILAYLVDIVFKKVVLHYTSKTRFEIDDLVIHAVKRPIYYTVIILGAFLALSIVGGAESYLWVFNDILLTILALVWIFTLISLNRILFDNVFPSLVKKTETKIDDEMLPLLKGLSDILIGLVGIGLILEGVWGVNVVPLFASAGIVGIAIAFAAKDAISQFFGGLSIYYDKPFKNGDRIEIADGQLGIVEEVGIRSTRILDFYNNMIIIPNSIIANNKVINYTSPQPKMMVKITVGVVYGSDVAKVKRVLMDIARSIDLVLDYPEPSVRFDNHGDFSLDFALILWVRYPSDKFSVINEVNTLIDSEFRKEEIEIPFPTYTILNQQ, encoded by the coding sequence ATGTCATTCAATGAAACAGTATCCATGTATGCCCAGCAAACATTCGGGTCTCTCTTTGGTTCAATTGAATACAAATTAGCAGTAGCTGCCCTGATAATGCTATCCTCGCTTATACTTGCCTATCTGGTGGATATCGTTTTCAAGAAGGTTGTTTTACATTATACATCCAAGACAAGATTTGAGATCGATGATCTTGTAATACATGCAGTAAAGCGACCAATATACTATACTGTAATAATCCTGGGTGCGTTCCTTGCACTTTCCATAGTTGGCGGTGCAGAAAGTTATCTATGGGTATTCAATGACATATTGCTGACCATTCTGGCACTGGTCTGGATATTCACTTTGATCAGCCTTAACAGGATACTGTTTGACAATGTATTTCCGTCGTTAGTAAAGAAGACAGAGACAAAGATCGATGACGAAATGCTTCCACTCCTGAAAGGTCTCTCCGATATTTTGATAGGTCTGGTGGGTATAGGTCTGATACTCGAAGGTGTCTGGGGAGTGAACGTTGTTCCTTTGTTCGCATCTGCGGGTATTGTGGGAATTGCCATCGCATTTGCTGCCAAGGATGCCATCTCACAGTTCTTCGGTGGTCTTTCCATTTATTATGACAAGCCTTTCAAGAACGGTGACCGCATTGAGATCGCTGATGGTCAGTTGGGCATCGTGGAAGAGGTCGGTATCAGAAGCACCAGGATACTCGATTTCTACAACAATATGATCATCATACCAAACAGCATAATAGCGAATAACAAGGTCATAAACTATACATCACCCCAACCGAAGATGATGGTGAAAATAACGGTTGGTGTTGTCTATGGTTCTGATGTTGCAAAGGTAAAAAGGGTCCTTATGGACATTGCAAGAAGCATTGATCTTGTTCTGGATTACCCTGAGCCTTCAGTAAGATTTGACAACCATGGCGATTTCAGCCTTGATTTTGCATTGATCCTCTGGGTAAGATATCCTTCAGACAAGTTCAGTGTCATAAATGAGGTTAACACGCTGATCGATTCCGAGTTCCGGAAAGAGGAAATTGAGATCCCGTTCCCTACGTATACTATATTGAACCAACAATGA
- a CDS encoding DUF7289 family protein → MGRKNIIKSENAVSEVVDVVLILGIMLIAITVITVAGFPALQNMQESGHKENIRQSFIVLGENVNKVVFDHAPSQSIELKMYGGGIWVTGNSSIYVELETWNATNSKTEIQPIDIQLRELQNQYEDTTISYENTGVWAKYETGEAVMVREPQFINSDELLVIPFTLVTGVDGIAGEGLVRVIAEKDSVPQVYKYQNVSAVNITIQSPYYTAWEDYLNETLEMQIVDMDHMNSTVNASRSYAKNIDVYILQSSIEMTIE, encoded by the coding sequence ATGGGAAGAAAAAATATAATAAAATCGGAAAATGCAGTATCAGAAGTAGTTGATGTAGTGCTCATACTTGGCATAATGCTTATTGCAATAACTGTTATAACCGTTGCAGGATTTCCTGCTCTACAGAACATGCAGGAAAGCGGACACAAAGAGAATATTAGACAAAGTTTCATAGTTCTTGGGGAAAACGTAAATAAGGTTGTCTTTGACCATGCTCCATCCCAGTCCATAGAATTGAAAATGTATGGAGGAGGAATATGGGTCACTGGAAATTCTTCAATTTATGTTGAATTGGAAACATGGAATGCTACGAACTCCAAAACTGAAATTCAACCAATAGATATACAACTTCGAGAATTGCAGAATCAATATGAAGATACAACAATCTCATATGAGAACACAGGAGTTTGGGCAAAGTACGAAACTGGTGAAGCTGTGATGGTTCGGGAACCTCAATTTATCAATTCAGATGAACTCCTTGTAATACCTTTTACTCTGGTTACAGGTGTTGATGGTATTGCAGGAGAAGGTCTAGTAAGAGTAATTGCAGAAAAGGATTCAGTTCCCCAGGTCTATAAATACCAAAATGTATCAGCAGTTAATATAACAATACAAAGTCCATATTATACCGCTTGGGAAGACTATCTGAACGAAACTCTGGAAATGCAAATCGTGGACATGGATCATATGAATTCCACAGTTAATGCATCCAGAAGTTATGCAAAGAATATCGACGTATACATACTTCAATCATCAATTGAGATGACAATTGAATAA